In a single window of the Natronorubrum halophilum genome:
- a CDS encoding cbb3-type cytochrome c oxidase subunit I, protein MSDLPPMTSIKRWFVTTNHKDVGVLYLATALFFLLFGGVLALVFRAHLWEAGGTGLLSGNEFNQAVSTHGLLMVFWFLSPFAAGFANYFVPLQIGADDLAFPRMNALSYWFYLFSGILIAISFFQQGSFAGGWTMYAPLNVPTYTPAMEATTGGNATVLALLLFVFSITIGTVNFLVTIHRSRAEGLGLWNMPMFTWSWLLTVWMMLFAFAALLAALLLLSIDRIFLTQYFATDQGSGLLWAHLFWFFGHPEVYIVFFPALGIMFETFQTFTGRRLVGRKWVIIAMVLVAVQSFLVWMHHMFLTTINLEITTLFMATTIGISLPFDLMVFALIYTMVKGRVRFTTPFLFSLGALVLFILGGITGVFLGAVVLDYEFRGTYWVVAHFHYVMVSGVTALIAGLYYWWPKITGKMYSETLGKLNFAVYFIGFNLLYFPMFLAWETPRRVFNYGEGMQIYHQMATVGAFVLGSSFLIMFFTLAKSWVSGPDAPDNPWEFSRTAEWAIPSPPPLENWDGRPSYASGRLEFVDDSAAATDGGVATGHAETTTESAHEDVHADHASIWPLGIGLGTFVFFLGLTGITPYTVSFATERGLEGVGTGAETSILYPALIAAGLAILAVTLFKFGVEEFNAPEMPVAERWPFEGVGNTKMGVWVFLASDVVVFGAAIGAFIFMRIHTGWSEWTTVPFASWPGLLNTYILLTSSFTVILALVFAERQNKKGLLTAMGATLLLGLAFMSVKAYEYSVKFSHGDYWWNGIEYSIYFVTTGLHALHVILGLLVAVFMIYRIISVDAYLEDHRPVEFFGLYWHFVDIVWVFLFPLFYLM, encoded by the coding sequence ATGAGTGATCTTCCACCAATGACGTCCATCAAGCGGTGGTTCGTTACGACGAACCACAAGGACGTCGGGGTCCTCTATCTGGCGACGGCGCTGTTCTTCTTGCTGTTCGGCGGCGTCCTCGCGTTAGTGTTCCGTGCACACCTCTGGGAAGCCGGCGGTACGGGTCTCCTTTCGGGGAACGAGTTCAACCAGGCCGTCTCGACCCACGGGTTGTTGATGGTTTTCTGGTTCCTCTCGCCGTTCGCAGCCGGCTTTGCGAACTACTTCGTTCCGCTACAGATCGGGGCGGACGACCTCGCGTTCCCTCGAATGAACGCCCTGAGTTACTGGTTCTACCTGTTCTCCGGAATTCTCATTGCCATTTCGTTCTTCCAGCAGGGCTCGTTCGCCGGTGGCTGGACGATGTACGCCCCGTTGAACGTGCCGACGTATACGCCCGCGATGGAGGCGACGACCGGCGGTAATGCGACGGTTCTCGCCTTGTTGCTGTTCGTCTTCTCGATCACGATCGGGACGGTGAACTTCCTCGTCACCATCCATCGCTCCCGTGCGGAGGGACTCGGCCTCTGGAACATGCCGATGTTCACCTGGTCGTGGCTGCTGACGGTCTGGATGATGCTGTTCGCCTTCGCCGCGCTGCTCGCCGCACTGCTGTTGTTGTCGATCGACCGCATCTTCCTGACGCAGTACTTCGCGACCGACCAGGGCTCGGGCCTGCTGTGGGCGCACCTGTTCTGGTTCTTCGGCCATCCGGAGGTGTACATCGTCTTCTTCCCCGCGCTGGGGATCATGTTCGAGACGTTCCAGACCTTCACCGGTCGGCGACTCGTCGGTCGGAAATGGGTCATCATCGCGATGGTCCTCGTGGCCGTCCAGTCCTTCCTGGTCTGGATGCACCACATGTTCCTGACCACCATCAACCTCGAGATCACGACGCTGTTCATGGCGACGACGATCGGGATTTCGCTGCCCTTCGACCTGATGGTCTTCGCGCTGATCTACACGATGGTCAAGGGACGCGTTCGGTTTACCACGCCGTTCCTGTTCAGTCTCGGTGCGCTCGTCCTATTCATCCTCGGCGGAATCACCGGGGTCTTCCTCGGAGCCGTCGTGCTGGACTACGAGTTCCGTGGCACCTACTGGGTCGTCGCCCACTTCCACTACGTGATGGTCTCCGGAGTAACCGCGCTGATCGCGGGCCTCTACTACTGGTGGCCCAAAATTACCGGGAAGATGTACTCCGAGACGCTGGGAAAACTCAACTTCGCAGTCTACTTCATCGGGTTCAACCTGCTGTACTTCCCGATGTTCCTCGCCTGGGAGACGCCGCGTCGCGTCTTCAACTACGGTGAGGGAATGCAGATCTACCACCAGATGGCGACCGTCGGGGCGTTCGTCCTCGGCTCGTCGTTCCTGATCATGTTCTTCACGCTCGCAAAGAGTTGGGTATCGGGTCCCGACGCCCCCGATAACCCGTGGGAGTTCTCCCGAACCGCCGAGTGGGCGATTCCGTCGCCCCCGCCGCTCGAGAACTGGGACGGCCGTCCGAGCTACGCCAGCGGTCGCCTCGAGTTCGTCGACGACTCGGCGGCCGCCACCGACGGCGGTGTCGCCACCGGACACGCAGAGACGACGACGGAGTCCGCTCACGAAGACGTACACGCGGATCACGCCAGCATCTGGCCGCTCGGCATCGGTCTCGGGACCTTCGTGTTCTTCCTCGGGCTGACGGGGATTACCCCGTACACGGTCAGCTTCGCGACGGAACGCGGTCTCGAGGGCGTCGGAACCGGAGCCGAGACGAGCATCCTCTATCCGGCCCTCATCGCGGCCGGACTGGCGATCCTCGCGGTCACCCTGTTCAAGTTCGGCGTCGAGGAGTTCAACGCGCCGGAGATGCCCGTTGCCGAACGCTGGCCGTTCGAGGGCGTCGGCAACACCAAGATGGGCGTCTGGGTGTTCCTCGCCTCCGACGTCGTCGTCTTCGGTGCCGCGATCGGCGCGTTCATCTTCATGCGTATCCACACCGGCTGGAGCGAGTGGACAACGGTGCCGTTCGCCTCCTGGCCCGGCCTGCTCAACACCTACATCCTGCTCACCTCGAGCTTCACGGTCATCCTCGCGCTCGTCTTCGCCGAGCGCCAGAACAAGAAGGGACTGCTGACCGCGATGGGTGCGACGCTCTTGCTCGGACTCGCGTTCATGAGCGTAAAGGCCTACGAGTACAGCGTCAAGTTCTCCCACGGCGACTACTGGTGGAACGGCATCGAGTACTCGATTTACTTCGTCACCACGGGACTCCACGCGCTGCACGTGATTCTCGGATTGCTCGTCGCCGTCTTCATGATCTACCGGATCATCAGCGTCGACGCCTATCTCGAGGACCACCGTCCGGTCGAGTTCTTCGGACTCTACTGGCACTTCGTCGATATCGTGTGGGTGTTCCTGTTCCCACTGTTCTACCTGATGTAG
- a CDS encoding 50S ribosomal protein L32e gives MADDEEQSQDASDEPQELEDISGVGASKAEALHEAGFESIEDVKEADQDELAEADGIGNALAARIKADVGDLEVSEETDAEIEDEGADEEPEEDVETELQPRGLTEKTPDLSDEEARLLNRRRSEGKPQFNRQDYHKKKRTPESWRRPRGQLSKQRRGVKGKGQKVAAGFRTPKEVRGKHPSGFEEVYVENTDDLEGVDGDSEAVRIASAVGARKRERIEELAESEGVRVLNPTYEEVEVDSDD, from the coding sequence ATGGCAGACGACGAAGAACAATCGCAGGACGCCTCGGACGAACCACAGGAACTCGAGGACATCAGCGGAGTCGGCGCGAGCAAGGCAGAAGCCCTGCACGAAGCCGGATTCGAGTCTATCGAGGACGTCAAAGAGGCCGACCAGGACGAACTGGCCGAAGCCGATGGCATCGGGAACGCACTCGCGGCCCGTATCAAAGCCGACGTCGGCGATCTCGAGGTCTCCGAAGAGACCGACGCCGAGATCGAAGACGAAGGCGCTGACGAAGAGCCCGAGGAAGACGTCGAAACCGAACTGCAGCCCCGCGGACTGACCGAGAAGACGCCCGACCTCTCCGACGAGGAAGCGCGACTTCTCAACCGTCGTCGAAGCGAGGGCAAACCGCAGTTCAACCGACAGGACTACCACAAGAAAAAGCGGACGCCCGAATCCTGGCGCCGTCCACGCGGCCAGCTCTCGAAGCAGCGCCGCGGTGTCAAGGGCAAGGGACAGAAGGTCGCAGCCGGCTTCCGCACCCCGAAAGAAGTCCGCGGGAAACACCCCAGCGGCTTCGAAGAGGTCTACGTCGAGAACACGGACGACCTCGAGGGCGTCGATGGCGACAGCGAGGCGGTTCGAATCGCCTCCGCAGTCGGTGCCCGCAAGCGCGAGCGGATCGAGGAACTCGCCGAGTCGGAGGGCGTTCGCGTCCTGAACCCAACCTACGAAGAAGTCGAGGTGGACTCCGATGACTGA
- a CDS encoding DUF7410 domain-containing protein translates to MTVGPALDLELYPETVTEYEYDVPADETPATTCPYCERPFRSERYVTYHLGVSHPEELTDDERAAFEDEREDEEFDLLTFHVKAAVTVFMTYFVFTFLYALVWAG, encoded by the coding sequence ATGACTGTCGGACCGGCTCTCGACCTCGAGTTGTATCCGGAGACCGTCACGGAGTACGAGTACGACGTGCCGGCAGACGAGACGCCCGCGACGACTTGTCCGTACTGTGAGCGGCCGTTTCGCTCCGAACGGTACGTGACGTATCATCTCGGCGTGTCTCATCCCGAGGAGCTCACCGACGACGAACGAGCGGCGTTCGAGGACGAACGTGAAGACGAGGAGTTCGATCTCCTGACGTTCCACGTGAAGGCAGCCGTGACCGTTTTTATGACGTACTTCGTGTTTACGTTCCTCTACGCGCTCGTGTGGGCCGGGTAA
- a CDS encoding 30S ribosomal protein S5 — MSNYNDSGWEPVTRLGRKVQEGDIDDMETALKSGLPLKEPEIVDQLLPGLDDEVLDINMVQRMTDSGRRVKFRCVVAVGNRDGYVGYAEGRDDQVGSAIQKAIGIAKLNIIQVPRGSGSWEDRSDRPHSLTRKTTGKAGSVEVEVIPAPEGLGLAASDTVRHVLELAGIENAWTKSHGNTRTTVNLAKATYNALENASQSRHPQRRPNREEAEVADQ, encoded by the coding sequence ATGAGCAACTACAACGACAGCGGATGGGAACCCGTCACCCGTCTCGGTCGGAAGGTCCAAGAGGGCGACATCGACGATATGGAGACCGCCCTCAAATCGGGACTCCCGCTGAAGGAGCCCGAGATCGTCGATCAGCTCCTTCCGGGGCTCGACGACGAAGTGCTGGACATCAACATGGTCCAGCGGATGACCGACTCCGGACGCCGCGTGAAGTTCCGATGCGTCGTTGCGGTCGGTAACCGCGACGGCTACGTCGGCTACGCGGAAGGCCGGGACGACCAGGTCGGATCCGCCATCCAGAAGGCGATCGGTATCGCGAAACTGAACATCATCCAGGTTCCCCGCGGCTCCGGTTCGTGGGAGGACCGTTCGGATCGGCCCCACTCGCTGACCCGGAAGACGACCGGCAAAGCCGGCTCCGTCGAGGTCGAAGTCATCCCCGCCCCCGAAGGGCTGGGTCTGGCCGCGAGCGACACCGTCCGTCACGTCCTCGAACTGGCCGGCATCGAAAACGCCTGGACCAAGAGCCACGGCAACACTCGAACGACCGTGAACCTCGCGAAAGCGACGTACAACGCGCTCGAGAACGCCTCGCAGTCGCGTCACCCACAGCGCCGTCCCAACCGAGAGGAAGCCGAGGTGGCTGACCAATGA
- a CDS encoding 50S ribosomal protein L19e: protein MTDLSAQKRLAADVLDVGQNRVWFDPDAQGDIAEAITRDEIRDLVDEGRIQAEDANGNSRGRARERNAKRAYGHQNGPGKRRGKKGARQNEKEEWQSKIRAQRRKMRELRDKGELTPTQYRELYKKAGGGEFRSVQYLLNYIDENYGEQ, encoded by the coding sequence ATGACTGATCTCTCCGCACAAAAGCGACTCGCAGCCGACGTTCTGGACGTCGGGCAGAACCGCGTCTGGTTCGACCCCGACGCGCAGGGAGACATCGCCGAAGCGATCACGCGCGACGAGATCCGCGATCTCGTCGACGAGGGTCGCATTCAGGCCGAAGACGCCAACGGCAACTCCCGCGGCCGTGCCCGTGAGCGCAACGCGAAACGCGCCTACGGTCACCAGAACGGCCCCGGCAAGCGCCGCGGCAAGAAAGGCGCACGCCAGAACGAGAAAGAAGAATGGCAGAGCAAGATTCGTGCACAGCGACGGAAGATGCGTGAACTCCGCGACAAGGGCGAGCTGACGCCCACACAGTACCGCGAGCTTTACAAGAAGGCTGGCGGTGGCGAGTTCCGCAGCGTCCAATACCTGTTGAACTACATTGACGAAAACTACGGTGAGCAATAA
- a CDS encoding S8 family serine peptidase, translating into MAVRLANASEGVNRTLCVVFVCLLLVTSLSVPVVAVTAGSEPESVRNEVPTRQFHDHGGESIEIGDGLESADGTLEVVVRFEEATIPDSATETGSEERLEDHADETQAPVLEYVDSTPGVSVETEFWVTNAVLLEVDTDRVALETFGEFPAVEAIHENFELTVPEQPVVNTTDRSGPTSGVESETEIRAQQPTRGVELLNAPDVWEAYDTRGDGVRVAVLDTGIDADHPDLELATDDPSDPTYPGGWAAFDATGDRIEGSTPHDTGTHGTHVSGTVAGGAATATQIGVAPDAELLHGLVLSDTSGSFAQVIAGVEWALEEDADVISMSLGSAGRHRQLIDPVRNAVDSGTVVVAAVGNDGVETSDSPGNVYDSIGVGAVHESGAVPSFSGGEWINRSDWQSAPSSWPSSYVAPDVVAHGVGVVSTVPGGDYRAMPGTSMVTPHVSGAVALMLSVEPDATPEEISTALYKTAWKPGQTGAPTNGPATDVRYGNGIVDAKAATDSLVAAHSDIDPTTGGGADETSAMIPRATPAFSGPVIVAVSIVVLAVSVGSLLTARSIARETDNGDR; encoded by the coding sequence ATGGCGGTCCGCCTCGCGAACGCGAGTGAGGGAGTGAACCGTACGCTCTGCGTCGTCTTCGTCTGTCTCCTGCTCGTGACGTCGCTTTCGGTTCCGGTCGTCGCTGTCACCGCTGGGTCAGAACCCGAGAGCGTTCGGAACGAGGTCCCCACACGCCAGTTTCACGACCACGGCGGTGAGTCGATCGAGATTGGCGATGGGCTCGAGTCGGCCGACGGAACCCTCGAGGTCGTCGTTCGCTTCGAAGAGGCGACGATTCCGGACTCCGCAACCGAGACCGGATCCGAGGAACGACTCGAAGATCACGCTGATGAAACGCAGGCACCGGTGCTCGAGTACGTCGACTCGACCCCCGGCGTCAGCGTCGAAACGGAGTTCTGGGTGACCAACGCCGTGTTGCTCGAGGTCGACACCGACCGGGTGGCACTCGAGACGTTCGGGGAATTTCCGGCGGTCGAGGCGATCCACGAGAACTTCGAACTCACCGTACCGGAGCAGCCGGTGGTGAACACGACGGATCGATCGGGACCAACGTCGGGGGTCGAGAGCGAAACCGAAATCCGGGCACAGCAACCGACGCGAGGCGTCGAGCTACTAAACGCACCCGACGTCTGGGAGGCGTACGATACACGCGGCGATGGCGTCCGGGTTGCGGTCCTCGATACCGGAATCGACGCCGACCATCCGGACCTCGAACTCGCGACGGACGACCCGTCGGACCCGACGTATCCGGGCGGCTGGGCGGCGTTCGATGCGACGGGCGATCGCATCGAGGGATCGACGCCCCACGACACCGGAACGCACGGAACGCACGTCAGCGGGACCGTCGCTGGTGGCGCGGCAACGGCCACCCAGATCGGCGTCGCTCCCGACGCAGAGCTGCTCCACGGACTCGTTTTGAGCGATACGAGCGGCTCGTTCGCACAGGTCATCGCCGGTGTGGAATGGGCGCTCGAGGAAGACGCCGACGTGATCAGCATGAGCCTCGGGTCTGCTGGGAGACATCGACAGTTGATTGATCCGGTACGGAACGCCGTGGATAGCGGTACCGTCGTCGTGGCGGCGGTCGGTAACGACGGCGTGGAGACCTCCGACTCGCCGGGGAACGTCTACGATTCGATCGGCGTCGGTGCGGTCCACGAAAGCGGTGCAGTCCCCTCGTTTTCCGGTGGCGAGTGGATCAACCGAAGCGACTGGCAATCAGCGCCGTCGTCGTGGCCGTCATCGTACGTCGCCCCTGACGTCGTGGCCCACGGCGTCGGGGTCGTGAGTACCGTTCCCGGCGGCGACTATCGGGCCATGCCCGGGACATCGATGGTGACGCCGCACGTCTCCGGGGCGGTTGCACTGATGCTGTCGGTCGAACCCGACGCGACCCCCGAGGAAATCTCGACGGCACTGTATAAGACCGCCTGGAAACCCGGACAGACGGGTGCACCGACGAACGGCCCGGCGACGGATGTTCGGTACGGGAACGGGATCGTCGATGCGAAAGCCGCCACTGATTCGCTCGTCGCGGCCCACAGCGACATCGATCCGACAACTGGCGGGGGTGCAGACGAGACGAGCGCGATGATCCCTCGAGCCACGCCGGCGTTCAGCGGACCGGTCATCGTCGCAGTGTCGATCGTCGTCCTCGCCGTCAGTGTCGGATCGCTCCTCACGGCGCGGTCGATCGCTCGAGAGACGGACAACGGTGACCGTTAG
- a CDS encoding uL15m family ribosomal protein, which produces MTSKKRRQRGSRTHSGGTHKNRRGAGHRGGRGRAGRSKHEFHNYEPKGKHGFKRPHDIRKDVAEIDVQKLDEDAILYAADDLAEETDDGYALDARDIVEDGHEVDIVKVLGSGQVRNQLEVTADAFSEAAQEKLEDAGGEAVLSERGQAAAEDAAEDEEADDESEQE; this is translated from the coding sequence ATGACGAGTAAAAAACGACGCCAGCGCGGATCGCGTACCCACAGCGGCGGCACCCACAAGAATCGGCGTGGTGCGGGCCACCGTGGCGGTCGCGGTCGTGCCGGGCGGAGCAAACACGAGTTCCACAACTACGAACCGAAGGGGAAACACGGCTTCAAGCGGCCACACGACATCCGCAAAGATGTCGCAGAGATCGACGTCCAGAAGCTAGACGAGGACGCGATCCTCTACGCCGCCGATGATCTCGCCGAAGAGACCGACGACGGCTACGCACTCGACGCTCGCGATATCGTCGAGGACGGCCACGAGGTCGACATCGTCAAGGTCCTCGGCTCGGGACAGGTCCGCAACCAACTCGAGGTAACGGCGGACGCCTTCTCCGAAGCTGCACAGGAGAAACTCGAGGATGCCGGCGGCGAGGCAGTGCTCTCGGAGCGAGGGCAGGCGGCTGCCGAAGACGCCGCCGAGGACGAAGAAGCCGACGACGAATCTGAACAGGAGTAA
- the rpmD gene encoding 50S ribosomal protein L30, with amino-acid sequence MKAIVQVRGEVNRQQDVQDTLEMLNIHSVNHCALVPETDTYGGMITKVNDYVSVGEPSADVLETLLAKRAEPLEGSQSDVDEEWLAENTDYDDFGALAEALLDEETTLRDEGLSPTLRLHPPRGGHDGIKKPTVEGGQLGKHTTEEIDDLLESMR; translated from the coding sequence ATGAAAGCGATCGTTCAGGTTCGCGGTGAAGTGAACCGCCAGCAGGACGTCCAGGACACGCTGGAGATGCTCAACATCCACAGCGTCAACCACTGTGCGCTCGTCCCCGAAACCGACACCTACGGCGGGATGATCACGAAGGTCAACGACTACGTTTCCGTCGGTGAGCCGAGCGCAGACGTCCTCGAGACGCTGCTCGCGAAGCGAGCGGAGCCCCTCGAGGGGAGCCAATCCGACGTCGACGAGGAGTGGCTCGCCGAGAACACCGACTACGACGACTTCGGTGCGCTCGCCGAGGCGCTGCTCGACGAAGAGACCACGCTTCGTGACGAGGGACTGTCGCCAACGCTGCGACTCCACCCACCACGAGGTGGCCACGACGGCATCAAGAAGCCGACCGTCGAGGGCGGACAACTCGGAAAACATACAACTGAGGAGATTGATGACCTCCTAGAATCGATGCGATAA
- a CDS encoding 50S ribosomal protein L18, translated as MATGPRYKVPMRRRREVRTDYHQRLRLLKSGKPRLVARKSNKHTTAQLITPGPQGDETLANAHSNDLEEYGWEAPTGNISAAYLTGLLAGKRAVDAGLEEAVLDIGLNTATPGNKVFAVQEGAIDAGLEIPHNDSVLADWSRTRGEHIAEYAEQLDEPLYSGEFDATDLPEHFDEVREAILE; from the coding sequence ATGGCGACAGGACCACGATATAAGGTACCGATGCGGCGTCGCCGTGAGGTCCGAACGGACTACCATCAGAGGTTGCGCCTGCTAAAATCGGGCAAGCCCCGCCTCGTTGCTCGCAAGAGCAACAAGCATACTACGGCGCAGCTGATCACGCCGGGACCTCAGGGAGACGAGACGCTCGCAAACGCACACTCGAACGATCTCGAAGAGTACGGCTGGGAAGCTCCAACGGGGAACATCTCCGCAGCCTACCTGACCGGCCTGCTGGCCGGCAAACGAGCCGTCGATGCCGGTCTCGAGGAAGCGGTCCTCGATATCGGACTCAACACGGCGACACCCGGCAACAAGGTGTTCGCGGTTCAGGAGGGCGCGATCGACGCCGGCCTCGAGATCCCCCACAACGACAGCGTGCTCGCAGACTGGTCGCGTACGCGCGGCGAACACATCGCCGAGTACGCCGAACAGCTGGACGAGCCGCTGTATAGCGGGGAGTTCGACGCAACAGACCTCCCAGAACACTTCGACGAGGTACGAGAGGCGATTCTCGAATGA
- a CDS encoding cytochrome C oxidase subunit IV family protein — protein sequence MAEVRTYALIYVVLMSLGTGKFVFFHFDEIFTYQVAISATIVLAVTKALLIAGYFQHLREEPRSITYMMATAVFMVFLLTIAAGYSIQ from the coding sequence ATGGCTGAAGTCCGGACATACGCCCTCATATACGTGGTACTGATGTCCCTCGGCACGGGTAAGTTCGTATTCTTCCACTTCGACGAAATCTTCACGTATCAGGTAGCGATAAGCGCGACGATCGTTCTCGCGGTGACGAAGGCGCTCCTGATCGCCGGCTACTTCCAGCACCTGCGGGAAGAGCCACGTTCGATCACCTATATGATGGCGACTGCCGTATTCATGGTGTTCCTGCTGACGATCGCAGCGGGCTACTCCATCCAGTAA
- a CDS encoding 50S ribosomal protein L6 produces MRVELEIPETVSVEVDHLDVQVDGPEGTVSRRLWYPDVTVEVEDDTVVIESEAEDAKTNATVGTFESHIRNAFHGVTAGWEYKMEVFYSHFPMQVRVEGDDVVIENFLGEKAPRRTTIHGETEVSVDDERLVLSGPNKENVGQTAADIEQLTRVSGKDTRVFQDGVYITEKPAKGGA; encoded by the coding sequence ATGCGAGTCGAACTGGAAATTCCCGAAACCGTATCAGTCGAGGTCGATCATCTCGACGTGCAGGTCGATGGACCGGAAGGCACCGTCTCACGACGACTCTGGTACCCCGACGTGACCGTCGAGGTCGAAGACGACACCGTGGTAATCGAAAGCGAAGCCGAGGACGCGAAAACGAACGCGACCGTCGGAACCTTCGAGAGCCACATCCGGAACGCGTTCCACGGCGTGACCGCGGGCTGGGAGTACAAGATGGAAGTCTTCTACTCTCACTTCCCGATGCAGGTCCGCGTGGAGGGCGACGACGTCGTCATCGAGAACTTCCTCGGCGAAAAGGCACCGCGACGTACGACTATCCACGGTGAAACTGAGGTCTCCGTCGACGACGAACGGCTCGTCCTCTCCGGCCCGAACAAGGAGAACGTCGGGCAGACGGCGGCAGACATCGAGCAGCTGACCCGAGTCAGCGGCAAGGACACCCGCGTCTTCCAGGACGGGGTTTACATCACCGAAAAACCCGCCAAAGGAGGTGCCTGA
- the secY gene encoding preprotein translocase subunit SecY, whose product MGWKEAAEPVLTRMPEVRRPEGHVPFKRKLLWTAGILVLYFFLTNITLLGSAEGATDIFGQFRSIVAGEQGSLLQVGIGPIVTASIVLQLLGGANLLGLDTDDPRDQVLYQGLQKLLVVIMTVLTALPMVFAGGFLPAQQSLTLGGFEFGYTQVQTLMFVQVFVGGILILYMDEVVSKWGIGSGIGLFIIASVSQRLVAGFVQPRSEGFFYDWYRILTGRVEVGSLVSGDGLYTLFLQEGHVIALLTTLLIFAIVVYAESVRIEIPLSHARVKGARGRFPVKLIYASVLPMILVRALQANIQFIGQILNSQWAGMPGWLGTYGGEGQATGGFFYYVSPIYRPEDWMWWTGTVTQDMWQVLIRISIDLTFMVVGGAVFAVFWVETTDMGPKSTARQIQNSGMQIPGFRQNVGVIEKVMERYIPQVTVIGGALVGLLAVWANMLGTIGGVTGTGLLLAVSITYKLYEEIAEEQMMEMHPMMREMFGGGKD is encoded by the coding sequence ATGGGATGGAAGGAAGCCGCTGAACCGGTCTTGACGCGGATGCCCGAGGTGCGCCGTCCGGAGGGACACGTCCCCTTCAAGCGCAAGCTACTGTGGACTGCCGGCATCCTCGTGCTGTACTTCTTCCTGACGAACATCACGCTGCTCGGCAGTGCCGAAGGAGCAACCGACATCTTCGGCCAATTCCGCTCGATTGTCGCCGGTGAGCAGGGATCGCTCCTGCAAGTCGGCATCGGACCGATCGTCACCGCAAGCATCGTCTTGCAGCTACTTGGCGGCGCAAACCTGCTCGGCCTCGACACGGACGACCCGCGAGACCAGGTGCTCTACCAGGGGCTGCAGAAGCTGCTCGTCGTCATCATGACGGTGCTGACCGCGCTCCCGATGGTGTTCGCCGGCGGCTTCCTGCCAGCTCAGCAGTCACTCACTCTCGGCGGATTCGAGTTCGGCTACACGCAAGTCCAGACGCTGATGTTCGTCCAGGTGTTCGTTGGCGGGATCCTCATCCTGTACATGGACGAGGTCGTCAGCAAGTGGGGGATCGGCAGCGGGATCGGCCTGTTCATCATCGCCAGCGTGAGCCAGCGACTCGTCGCCGGGTTCGTTCAGCCCAGATCTGAAGGGTTCTTCTACGACTGGTACCGAATCCTCACGGGGCGGGTCGAGGTCGGCTCGCTCGTCTCCGGCGACGGGTTGTACACGCTGTTCCTCCAGGAAGGACACGTCATCGCCTTGCTGACGACGCTGTTGATCTTCGCCATCGTCGTCTACGCGGAGTCCGTGCGGATCGAAATTCCGCTCAGCCACGCCCGCGTCAAGGGTGCCCGCGGTCGCTTCCCGGTGAAGCTCATCTACGCGAGCGTCCTGCCGATGATCCTCGTTCGAGCACTGCAGGCCAACATCCAGTTCATCGGGCAGATCCTCAACAGCCAGTGGGCCGGAATGCCCGGCTGGCTCGGGACCTACGGCGGAGAGGGTCAGGCGACCGGCGGATTCTTCTACTACGTGTCCCCGATCTACAGACCCGAAGATTGGATGTGGTGGACGGGAACCGTCACCCAGGATATGTGGCAGGTGCTCATCCGGATATCGATCGACCTGACGTTCATGGTCGTCGGTGGCGCGGTCTTCGCCGTCTTCTGGGTCGAGACCACCGACATGGGTCCAAAATCCACGGCAAGACAGATCCAAAACTCCGGGATGCAGATTCCCGGATTCCGACAGAACGTCGGCGTTATCGAGAAAGTCATGGAGCGGTACATCCCGCAAGTGACCGTCATCGGTGGCGCGCTGGTCGGGCTGCTCGCCGTCTGGGCGAACATGCTCGGGACCATCGGCGGCGTGACCGGAACCGGCTTGCTGCTCGCCGTCTCCATTACGTACAAGCTGTACGAGGAGATCGCCGAGGAGCAGATGATGGAAATGCATCCGATGATGCGCGAAATGTTCGGCGGCGGGAAGGACTGA